From the Companilactobacillus ginsenosidimutans genome, the window GTCATATTCTGGAGTTCCGATAATAACACCGTCCGCTGCTTCAATTTTCTTAGCAACTTCTTTTGCGTATTCCGGAACAGTCTTTTCAGGACTCTTCTTATATATTGGTAGACCCTTGATTTCGACTAATTCAATATCAGCCTCATTTTCAAAATGTTTTTGGATAAATTGTAATAATTGACGATTTGTTGATTTTTTTGAGTTGGAACCAACTATGGCGATAAACTTTTTCATTAAGCTATCCATCCTTTCAATACAAACTAAATATTCCTATATTATATATTTTAATTATATTCTTGTGATAAAGCAATCAAAGTTTGTAAAACGTTTGCACTTTTTTCTTAATTGCATATCAACTCAATAATAACACTATCTTATCAGTGTTTTCTCAGTTGTAAATAGAAAGTTCAAATATGCCTGATAGACGTTAGTTTGTGATAATCAGTTCAAATGAGAAAGTTTTATCAATCATTAATTGTTTTTATGAGATCATAATTATTGCTTATTTATATTGCAGCAAAAAAAGCCAGGAAATACTAATCCCAGCTTTGTCATTATTATCCTAATACATCCGATTCTTTAACGAATTCATTTGTTGAAACTCTATAGTAAGTTGTTCCGTCAATAGTGATATATCTGTCAGTTGCCCAACCAGAACCGGGAGCTACCCCACGGTTCATGACTTTGGTACCTTGATATGTGTAAAGTGGCGCAACACTGTTCTTGATAACAATAGTTCCCATTTGACCATTGTTCATTAATGAAAGGTAATGATATCCGTACTGTGAATCAGTACCTTTATCATATAAGTTTTCTGCATTGCCAGTTGAATTTGTGTTTGATCCATCAACTACATCGTAATGATCTTGAGAAACTCCAGCAATTCCAGGATTATTATATTGCTTTGTCCAAACGCTCCATGCTGAGTCCCCACCTTGAGCATCAAATGTTGCTTGAGTTCCACCAAATACACAGACGTGGAAAATAGTTCCTTGATCATCATAAGCTGCAGCGAAAGCAGCGTGATCCTCAAATCTACTCAGCATAGTCTTTCTGTGACCAAAGGTAGGATTGCCATTATCAATATAATAATCTTTGATAATTTGTTGCCCCTTTTGATTGATATCCATGTTGTCCATGCTTGTACCTGCACCATGAAATCCAATAATCTCAGTTCTCGTGAAATAATTATATCTATCAGGATATACGTCTGGATTCAACCCCGCGTGATAATCTAGATAATGCATGGATAGTAAAGTGTTCAATCTATTATTAGCGATTGTCTGCAAATCACCATCCCAAGAAAGTGCTGATAAACCATTTTGAGTTCTCAAACGGTTCATCTCATTGAAAGCAGCAGCACCAATTGCAGAATCAGTATTGGCATCCGCCTTAACCTCTGAAGTTTGAACCCCTGATAACTCGCTTAATACAGGACTGCTCACAACAGTCGTGATCCCCAGACCTAGTAGTGCTGTAACTAATAACGGCTTAGCTAGTTTCATAGTAAATCCCCCTGTAATAAATATATTTATAGTTTAAGTATAGTTGACGTCACATTTATGTACAATTTATTTTTTATTAATTGATTTAACACGCGTGTCAGACATTAATTTTCCAATATATTATGATTTTGTATTCGAAACGGAAAATTAATGAAAACGGTTAAATAATGCCTTTTCTTTGTTATACTTCAGTCGAATAGTATAGGGGGAAAAACGACATGACAAATAACAATCATTTTAAAGCTTCATTGATTGGATTGACCGCCGCCGGAGTGCTGGTGTCACTGGGGTTGGCACAAAACTCTGAGACTAATGTGCAGGCAAGTTCTGATCCTGCGGTATCTGGAGAAACAAGCGACGTTCAGACTGACAAGTCTAATGTTACAAATACTTCAGATTCATATGCTAAGAATACGGTGCTTGATTCTGCTTCAGATACCGTCGTTGCTAAACAACAGCCTGAATCCAACGATGTGTCAACTCAATCTGATACTAGTTCTGACATTGTTGCAACCAAATCTGATATCACTCCTACCACAACAGATAAAACTGCAGTTCAAACTCAGCAACCAAGTACAACGACCAAGCAAGCTCCAATGATAGCTGCTGTTGATGATTCCAACCTAGCAACGATTGCTGACGCAAAATCGGCTCTTGCCCAAAACGATATCCATTTTGACAATGTGACCTTCAACTTGTCCGTTCATGACAATGCTAATTTGAAGGAAAATGGCTACGTTATTCAAAGTGGTGTGACTGATGGTGTTTCGAATCTACTAGTTCAAGGCAAGGACAATACTGGCCTTTCTTATGGACTCAACGACTTGATTGCTCGTGTGAACAAGCATGAGTCGGTCGCAAATCTCAATGTTGTGCAAAATCCACAAATGTCGATTCGCGGTGTGATTGAAGGATTTTACGGTCAACCTTGGTCACAACAAGCTAGAACTGATATGTTCAAATTTATGAATGAACATAAAATGAATGTTTATATTTATTCTCCAAAAGACGATACTTACCTGCGTGAAAACTGGAAAGAGGAATACCCTGCTGACAAGCTAGCTCAAATTAAAAAGCTTGCGGATGCTGCTAACGCTAATCACGTCACGTTCGTTTACACGCTGTCTCCTGGGAATGATATTACTTATTCAAGTGAAGAGGACTTTGAGACCACAACTAAGAAACTTGATCAGTTGCGTTCCATTGGTGTCACACAATTCTACATTGCACTCGACGACATTCCTCTAACTGTAACTGATGTAGATTCAGCCAAGTTCCCCGTCCGTGATACGAAGAATTACAAGAATAATGTTTGGTCACAGTTGGCTGATGCACAAGCTTATTACGTTAACAAAGTTCAAACTGACTACATTGAGAAGAACAATTTGCCTGACCTCTGGCTAGTTCCAACCAACTATGCTGGATCCGCTCAAGATCCATTCAAAGAAGCTCAAGGTGAGAAACTCAACAAGAACATCCGCATGCAATGGACCGGTGAAGGCGTATTCTCCGGCTCAATCAATTCAGATTCCATCGACAAAGCCAAAACAACTTACAATACCGACCACCTATTCATCTGGGACAACTTCCCCGTTAACGACTCCGATCAAGACCGGCTTTATTTGAATCCAGTTGAAGGTAGAAACGACAATCTCTATCAAGTAACCGACGGATTCACCAGCAATCCCATGATTCAGCCATACGCATCATGGATTGGCGTTGCCAGTTATGGTGACTACATGTGGAACGCCGCAACCTATAAGCCCGCCCAATCACTTCAAACAGTCGTCGAAGAGTTGGCTGGCGACAATCCCGCAACACTCGCATCCCTCAACGCATTCGTCGACCTCAACCAGTATTGGAATTATGCCGACAAGGCTGACCAAGTCCACGCACCAGTGTTGAGCAAACTAATTGCCGCCTACCAAAACGATCCGGATAGCGATGCCAAAACGGCGTTGCTGACCCAGCTAAACACCATTTCAGACACACCTTCAACTTTGGAAAGTATGAAAGTGTCTGGCTTCTATGACGACGCTCTACCATGGATAAACGCTGCTTCTCATTGGGCTAAGGCCTTAATCGCTGCAGTCACACTCAATCAACAGATAAGTTCTTCTGACACGCCTGCAGCTCTATCTCAAACCCTATCCACAGTAAATTCTGAAGTCGCACAAGCAAAGAAAAAGACTCTGCCAGATAACCGAACCGGAGACCCTGAACTCATCACAACCCCAACAGTCGGTGATGGCGTGTTTGAACAATTTATTAGTGACACGTACAACAAACTAAACAGTTACCTAGGATTAAAGTCAGTGACACCTGAGCTAACTCCTATTGCTACAACAATTTCTACCAACGTATCGCACTATTTGGATCACTCTGCTGACAAAGCTAACGACGGTGACACTGACACGTTCTTCTGGAGTGACCGCGATTTGAAGGCTGGAGACACGTTTACGATTAAGCTGGCAAAATACTCATCTGTCAGTCGTTTGGTGCTTCAACAAAGCACTGGTGACGACGTTATGTCGGACGGAAATCTCACTGGAGCAACTGTTTACGCTGGCAAATTCATCAATGGTGCTGATAAATTTGCTATTGGGACGTTATCCGGAAACGGATTATACCAGCTCGATTTGAAGACTCCCGTCGACGCAAACTTTCTATTTATAAAGGCAAACGACAATAGAACTGGTTGGTTCAGAAT encodes:
- a CDS encoding CAP domain-containing protein, which translates into the protein MKLAKPLLVTALLGLGITTVVSSPVLSELSGVQTSEVKADANTDSAIGAAAFNEMNRLRTQNGLSALSWDGDLQTIANNRLNTLLSMHYLDYHAGLNPDVYPDRYNYFTRTEIIGFHGAGTSMDNMDINQKGQQIIKDYYIDNGNPTFGHRKTMLSRFEDHAAFAAAYDDQGTIFHVCVFGGTQATFDAQGGDSAWSVWTKQYNNPGIAGVSQDHYDVVDGSNTNSTGNAENLYDKGTDSQYGYHYLSLMNNGQMGTIVIKNSVAPLYTYQGTKVMNRGVAPGSGWATDRYITIDGTTYYRVSTNEFVKESDVLG
- a CDS encoding protein O-GlcNAcase, which produces MTNNNHFKASLIGLTAAGVLVSLGLAQNSETNVQASSDPAVSGETSDVQTDKSNVTNTSDSYAKNTVLDSASDTVVAKQQPESNDVSTQSDTSSDIVATKSDITPTTTDKTAVQTQQPSTTTKQAPMIAAVDDSNLATIADAKSALAQNDIHFDNVTFNLSVHDNANLKENGYVIQSGVTDGVSNLLVQGKDNTGLSYGLNDLIARVNKHESVANLNVVQNPQMSIRGVIEGFYGQPWSQQARTDMFKFMNEHKMNVYIYSPKDDTYLRENWKEEYPADKLAQIKKLADAANANHVTFVYTLSPGNDITYSSEEDFETTTKKLDQLRSIGVTQFYIALDDIPLTVTDVDSAKFPVRDTKNYKNNVWSQLADAQAYYVNKVQTDYIEKNNLPDLWLVPTNYAGSAQDPFKEAQGEKLNKNIRMQWTGEGVFSGSINSDSIDKAKTTYNTDHLFIWDNFPVNDSDQDRLYLNPVEGRNDNLYQVTDGFTSNPMIQPYASWIGVASYGDYMWNAATYKPAQSLQTVVEELAGDNPATLASLNAFVDLNQYWNYADKADQVHAPVLSKLIAAYQNDPDSDAKTALLTQLNTISDTPSTLESMKVSGFYDDALPWINAASHWAKALIAAVTLNQQISSSDTPAALSQTLSTVNSEVAQAKKKTLPDNRTGDPELITTPTVGDGVFEQFISDTYNKLNSYLGLKSVTPELTPIATTISTNVSHYLDHSADKANDGDTDTFFWSDRDLKAGDTFTIKLAKYSSVSRLVLQQSTGDDVMSDGNLTGATVYAGKFINGADKFAIGTLSGNGLYQLDLKTPVDANFLFIKANDNRTGWFRIRELAVYGGTGLTLDNIDNSNGTTAALFDNKVETSFTGKLDDASQPGTIQQVSATPINGVKSAVVVGNASGTVYVSEKDNWVKVGKIDGTQLINVLPVKTNSIDGIKFVIDPTSKKLSISEIGLN